A section of the bacterium CG_4_10_14_0_2_um_filter_33_32 genome encodes:
- the tig gene encoding trigger factor, whose product MKVQIEKLPASKIKLNIEVSSDIVDQYIDKAYIEVSKHLKIPGFRPGHIPKNIVEQKAGSRVIHDEAVRLLIPYAYVEAIGQEKILAIGRPEISVKKFAPNNPAEFEAIVPVVPEVKLGDYKKVKVERKDVNIESLEVEEMLKNLQKRESILKPKEGSIEEGDWAEIDFDGHKKGILLEKLKSRNHPLIVGEKVFMPEFEQNLIGLKAGDEKEFDVQFPPEHFEKDIAGENIHFKIKIHMVQEIKLPELDDEFAKRISGGAEKDLEGLKKDIENALFKQKTHEERNRVEQEVIKQLNNYAEIDIPHILIDDEVKQMKKDLESRLSTQGLKISRYIEYLGKTEEQFDQELREGAKERIKTGLVLNKIAEVENIDVSDQETDEEIKKTRSESEEKLSEEAKKKLQSEEMRRYIKTVLKNRKTLDKLIDYATA is encoded by the coding sequence ATGAAAGTACAAATAGAAAAACTTCCAGCAAGTAAAATTAAGTTAAATATAGAGGTATCTTCAGATATTGTTGACCAATATATAGATAAAGCTTATATTGAAGTATCAAAACATCTTAAGATTCCCGGTTTTAGACCGGGTCATATACCAAAAAATATTGTTGAACAGAAAGCCGGCTCCAGAGTTATTCACGATGAGGCGGTAAGGCTTTTAATTCCTTATGCATATGTTGAAGCTATAGGCCAAGAGAAAATACTGGCAATTGGAAGGCCAGAGATTTCAGTAAAGAAATTTGCGCCTAATAATCCGGCAGAATTTGAAGCTATTGTTCCTGTAGTTCCGGAAGTTAAATTGGGTGATTATAAAAAAGTTAAGGTAGAGAGGAAGGATGTTAATATTGAGAGCCTTGAAGTAGAAGAAATGCTAAAGAATTTACAGAAAAGAGAATCTATATTAAAACCAAAAGAAGGTTCGATTGAAGAAGGTGATTGGGCTGAAATTGATTTCGATGGCCATAAAAAAGGTATTTTGCTTGAGAAATTGAAAAGCAGAAATCATCCATTAATAGTTGGAGAAAAAGTTTTTATGCCGGAATTTGAACAGAATCTAATTGGTCTTAAGGCAGGGGATGAGAAGGAATTTGATGTACAGTTTCCGCCAGAGCATTTTGAGAAAGATATTGCGGGAGAAAATATACATTTTAAAATAAAGATCCATATGGTTCAGGAGATTAAGCTGCCCGAATTAGATGACGAATTTGCCAAAAGGATTTCTGGAGGTGCGGAAAAAGATCTTGAAGGATTAAAAAAGGATATAGAAAACGCCCTATTCAAGCAGAAGACCCACGAAGAAAGAAATAGAGTTGAGCAAGAGGTCATCAAACAATTGAATAATTATGCCGAAATTGATATACCTCATATATTAATTGATGATGAAGTAAAGCAGATGAAAAAAGATCTAGAAAGCAGATTAAGTACCCAAGGATTAAAAATTTCCCGATATATTGAGTATTTAGGTAAAACAGAGGAACAATTTGATCAGGAATTAAGGGAAGGGGCTAAAGAAAGAATCAAGACCGGTCTTGTTCTTAATAAAATAGCAGAAGTAGAAAATATTGATGTATCAGATCAGGAAACTGATGAGGAAATAAAGAAAACCAGGTCAGAATCAGAGGAAAAACTTAGTGAAGAAGCTAAAAAGAAACTTCAATCGGAAGAAATGAGAAGATATATAAAAACCGTTCTAAAAAATAGAAAAACTTTAGATAAATTAATTGATTACGCAACAGCTTAA